A genomic stretch from Malus domestica chromosome 15, GDT2T_hap1 includes:
- the LOC103400864 gene encoding receptor-like serine/threonine-protein kinase ALE2 isoform X3, protein MMPAILQLVNLCVIGFAFALQGSAGLNISPSPEPLSMNPPVETAPPPFPDRKPFTSNVPIPGLQPNGSNLHPSPTMPPLMSTPLPPNNAPPPLSIEVHVPSALPNNAPPSPTVGGQVPPMTPNNAPPPLSIEVHTPSALPNNAPSPPSVEGHAPSMPPTNSPPPPSVEDHAPPMLPNNAPPPPSVEGHVPSMPPTNAPPPPSVEGHVQPMPPNNAPPPLSIEVQVPSAPPNDAPPPPSVKGHVPSTPPNNAPPPPSAEGHVWPTPPNNAPPPLSIGVHVPSAPPNNAPPPPSVKDQVPSTPPTNAPPPPSVEGHVPSTPPTVPQTKPAINKSPSSVPFAPVPVETPLRNLPQISPAIHASTPETSPFAHQRHVPNNKVPIPQPIAPAPISSLPRTLGPNPPIVHPITPNVPPPILPAPVASPTSNLRQNPPSIHPVTPGESPSTFPDPPVSSTPPSINGKRGRFPVVAPPYEAPKPSLPVDRTPAEAPSVHKPVVSSRPPVGPAYEAPRPSLPKVHTPAEGPVMPPVSFRTGRRRHYAPPPLNPASSVPPSHLPEAPSVTHVSPAPSPSLEGSTHETKLHPKISPSGSLAKSPKAPPPLPLVFPPPPPNQDCSSTICTNPYTNTPPGSPCGCVLPLQVGLRLSVALYTFFPLVSELAQEIAVGVFMQQSQVRIIGANAATQQPDKTVALIDLVPLGEKFDNTTAFLNSQRFWHKQVVIKASYFGDYEVLYVRYPGLPPSPPSSDADAMNAGPYPGNDNNGRTMKPFGIYVHKRKNKNGLSGGVIAIIALSTFVAVALCSAAAWVFLFKSRDRASQPAATPRALLPSSEKPSGTAGSMMESRHSSLSLSFASSIAPYTGSANTFSASDIERATNNYDDSRVLGEGGFGRVYSGVLEDRTKIAVKVLKRDDQQGGREFLAEVEMLSRLHHRNLVKLIGICTEEHSRSLVYELIPNGSVESHLHGIDKDSAPLNWVQRMKIALGAARGLAYLHEDSSPRVIHRDFKASNILLEDDFTPKVSDFGLARTAMDEENRHISTRVMGTFGYVAPEYAMTGHLLVKSDVYSYGVVLLELLTGRKPVDMSQPPGEENLVAWARPLLTCKEGLEAIIDPHLGSEVPFESIAKVAAIASMCVQPEVSHRPFMGEVVQALKLVCNEFDEAKELGSRSSSRDDVSIDVADDTNTTSGRLADTFQNRYSMLTYDSDLETEREASLSRMLGTSMGTGRLDTESFRRHSSSGPLGTGRSKQLWEKLRSSGGSVSEHGFMFKLFQGSPH, encoded by the exons ATGATGCCAGCCATTCTCCAGCTGGTGAATCTCTGTGTCATTGGCTTTGCTTTTGCTCTCCAAGGATCTGCAG GGTTAAATATATCACCATCACCAGAACCTCTCTCTATGAATCCTCCTGTTGAAACAGCTCCCCCTCCTTTTCCCGACAGAAAGCCATTCACAAGTAATGTACCAATCCCCGGTTTACAGCCAAATG GGTCCAATTTGCACCCGTCACCCACAATGCCACCTCTTATGTCCACCCCACTGCCTCCAAATAATGCTCCTCCACCACTAAGCATTGAAGTTCATGTACCGTCCGCGCTACCAAATAATGCCCCTCCATCACCAACTGTTGGAGGTCAAGTACCACCTATGACACCAAATAATGCTCCACCACCACTAAGTATTGAAGTTCATACACCGTCTGCCCTACCCAATAATGCTCCCTCACCACCAAGTGTTGAAGGTCATGCACCATCTATGCCACCAACTAATTCTCCTCCACCACCAAGTGTTGAAGATCATGCACCGCCTATGCTACCAAATAatgctcctcctcctccaagtGTTGAAGGTCATGTACCGTCTATGCCACCAACTAATGCTCCTCCACCACCGAGTGTTGAAGGTCATGTACAGCCTATGCCACCAAATAATGCTCCTCCACCACTAAGCATTGAAGTTCAGGTGCCGTCTGCACCACCAAATGATGCTCCTCCACCACCAAGTGTTAAAGGTCATGTACCATCTACACCACCAAATAATGCTCCTCCACCACCAAGTGCTGAAGGCCATGTATGGCCTACGCCACCAAATAATGCTCCTCCACCATTAAGTATTGGAGTTCATGTGCCCTCTGCACCACCAAATAATGCTCCTCCACCACCAAGTGTTAAAGATCAGGTACCATCTACGCCACCAACTAATGCCCCACCACCACCAAGTGTTGAAGGTCATGTACCGTCTACGCCACCGACTGTTCCTCAAACAAAGCCAGCGATCAATAAGAGTCCTAGCTCAGTGCCATTTGCTCCAG TCCCTGTTGAAACACCTTTGAGGAATTTGCCTCAAATTTCACCGGCCATCCATGCAAGCACACCAGAAACTTCGCCATTTGCTCATCAAAGACATGTGCCAAACAATAAGGTTCCCATACCACAGCCAATTGCTCCAG CACCTATTTCATCCCTGCCAAGGACATTGGGACCAAATCCACCTATAGTCCATCCGATCACACCGAATGTACCTCCACCTATATTACCTG CACCAGTTGCATCACCAACTAGCAATTTGCGACAAAACCCGCCATCCATTCACCCAGTTACACCTGGAGAATCACCATCCACTTTTCCTG ATCCTCCTGTATCATCTACTCCACCCAGCATCAACGGGAAAAGGGGTCGTTTTCCAGTTGTTGCACCACCATATGAAGCTCCCAAGCCATCACTACCTGTGGACCGCACCCCAGCTGAAG CTCCATCTGTCCACAAACCTGTGGTATCATCTCGTCCCCCGGTTGGACCAGCATATGAAGCTCCCAGGCCGTCACTGCCCAAGGTCCATACTCCAGCCGAAG GTCCAGTGATGCCACCGGTATCATTTCGAACAGGCAGGCGAAGACACTATGCTCCTCCACCCCTAAATCCAG CGTCTTCGGTTCCTCCATCCCATTTACCTGAAGCTCCGTCAGTGACCCATGTTTCGCCTGCTCCTTCTCCATCTTTAGAAGGCTCTACTCACGAAACCAAAT TGCACCCTAAGATTTCTCCATCTGGGTCTTTGGCAAAGAGCCCAAAAGCGCCACCACCGCTGCCACTAGTATTCCCACCGCCACCTCCCAATCAAG ATTGTTCATCAACTATTTGCACCAATCCATATACAAATACCCCTCCTGGGTCACCTTGTGGCTGTGTCTTGCCTCTGCAAGTTGGACTGCGACTTAGTGTTGCACTGTATACGTTCTTCCCCTTGGTTTCAGAGCTAGCCCAGGAAATTGCTGTCGGGGTTTTTATGCAACAAAGTCAGGTCCGCATTATTGGAGCCAATGCAGCTACCCAGCAACCAGACAAGACAGTTGCCCTCATTGACTTGGTTCCCCTTGGGGAAAAGTTTGATAACACCACAGCTTTTTTGAATTCCCAGAGATTTTGGCATAAACAAGTTGTTATAAAAGCATCGTATTTTGGCGACTATGAAGTACTCTATGTGCGGTATCCAG GTTTACCCCCATCTCCACCTTCTTCGGATGCTGATGCAATGAATGCGGGGCCATATCCTGGTAATGACAATAATGGAAGGACAATGAAGCCCTTCGGGATTTACGTGCACAAGAGGAAGAATAAAAATGGGCTTAGTGGTGGGGTAATTGCTATTATTGCTTTGTCTACCTTTGTAGCAGTTGCTTTATGCTCTGCTGCTGCTTGGGTTTTTCTGTTCAAATCTAGAGACCGTGCTTCTCAACCAGCAGCAACTCCGCGGGCTTTGCTACCTTCTTCTGAAAAACCATCTG GTACTGCTGGGTCGATGATGGAAAGTAGGCACAGTTCCTTGTCGTTATCATTCGCATCCAGCATTGCACCATATACAGGATCTGCTAATACTTTCAGTGCAAGTGACATTGAGAGAGCCACTAACAATTATGACGATTCAAGAGTACTTGGGGAAGGTGGCTTTGGGCGTGTTTATAGTGGTGTTCTTGAAGACAGGACCAAGATTGCCGTCAAAGTTCTAAAAAGAGATGATCAGCAGGGTGGTCGGGAGTTTTTGGCTGAAGTAGAAATGCTTAGTCGTCTCCATCATCGAAACTTGGTCAAGTTGATTGGCATATGCACAGAAGAGCATAGCCGCTCCTTGGTTTATGAGCTCATTCCTAATGGCAGTGTGGAATCTCATTTGCATG GAATTGACAAGGACAGTGCTCCACTTAATTGGGTACAACGCATGAAAATAGCACTTGGTGCTGCTAGGGGGTTGGCATATCTACACGAGGATTCCAGCCCCCGTGTAATACACAGGGATTTCAAAGCCAGCAATATTTTGCTGGAAGATGATTTTACACCAAAAGTGTCCGACTTTGGTTTGGCGCGAACTGCCATGGATGAGGAAAACAGACATATATCAACACGGGTCATGGGAACTTTCGG GTATGTGGCTCCGGAATATGCAATGACTGGGCATCTTCTTGTCAAGAGTGATGTATACAGCTATGGCGTTGTCCTTCTTGAACTCTTAACTGGAAGAAAACCGGTAGACATGTCACAGCCACCTGGTGAAGAAAACCTAGTTGCATGGGCCCGGCCGCTTCTCACATGTAAGGAAGGGTTGGAAGCTATCATAGACCCACATCTAGGATCCGAGGTCCCATTTGAAAGTATTGCCAAAGTGGCAGCTATTGCTTCGATGTGTGTACAGCCTGAGGTATCACACCGCCCTTTTATGGGCGAGGTTGTCCAGGCATTAAAACTGGTATGCAATGAATTTGATGAGGCGAAAGAATTAGGTTCAAGGAGTTCTAGCCGAGACGATGTGTCCATTGATGTGGCTGATGACACAAATACTACCTCGGGACGGTTGGCAGATACTTTCCAAAACCGATATTCCATGCTGACCTATGATTCCGACCTTGAGACAGAGCGGGAAGCATCATTGTCGAGGATGCTCGGTACCTCAATGGGCACAGGGAGGTTAGATACCGAATCATTTAGGAGGCACTCCAGTTCAGGTCCTTTGGGAACAGGAAGGAGTAAGCAGTTATGGGAGAAACTGAGATCATCCGGGGGCAGTGTGAGCGAACATGGGTTTATGTTCAAATTATTTCAAGGCTCCCCCCATTGA
- the LOC103400864 gene encoding receptor-like serine/threonine-protein kinase ALE2 isoform X2, producing the protein MMPAILQLVNLCVIGFAFALQGSAGLNISPSPEPLSMNPPVETAPPPFPDRKPFTSNVPIPGLQPNGSNLHPSPTMPPLMSTPLPPNNAPPPLSIEVHVPSALPNNAPPSPTVGGQVPPMTPNNAPPPLSIEVHTPSALPNNAPSPPSVEGHAPSMPPTNSPPPPSVEDHAPPMLPNNAPPPPSVEGHVPSMPPTNAPPPPSVEGHVQPMPPNNAPPPLSIEVQVPSAPPNDAPPPPSVKGHVPSTPPNNAPPPPSAEGHVWPTPPNNAPPPLSIGVHVPSAPPNNAPPPPSVKDQVPSTPPTNAPPPPSVEGHVPSTPPTVPQTKPAINKSPSSVPFAPVPVETPLRNLPQISPAIHASTPETSPFAHQRHVPNNKVPIPQPIAPAPVASPTSNLRQNPPSIHPVTPGESPSTFPDPPVSSTPPSINGKRGRFPVVAPPYEAPKPSLPVDRTPAEAPSVHKPVVSSRPPVGPAYEAPRPSLPKVHTPAEGPVMPPVSFRTGRRRHYAPPPLNPASSVPPSHLPEAPSVTHVSPAPSPSLEGSTHETKLHPKISPSGSLAKSPKAPPPLPLVFPPPPPNQDCSSTICTNPYTNTPPGSPCGCVLPLQVGLRLSVALYTFFPLVSELAQEIAVGVFMQQSQVRIIGANAATQQPDKTVALIDLVPLGEKFDNTTAFLNSQRFWHKQVVIKASYFGDYEVLYVRYPGLPPSPPSSDADAMNAGPYPGNDNNGRTMKPFGIYVHKRKNKNGLSGGVIAIIALSTFVAVALCSAAAWVFLFKSRDRASQPAATPRALLPSSEKPSGTAGSMMESRHSSLSLSFASSIAPYTGSANTFSASDIERATNNYDDSRVLGEGGFGRVYSGVLEDRTKIAVKVLKRDDQQGGREFLAEVEMLSRLHHRNLVKLIGICTEEHSRSLVYELIPNGSVESHLHGTPRSIHNCSVLNLNEFFNVEGFFLTKGFCPFFLLSGIDKDSAPLNWVQRMKIALGAARGLAYLHEDSSPRVIHRDFKASNILLEDDFTPKVSDFGLARTAMDEENRHISTRVMGTFGYVAPEYAMTGHLLVKSDVYSYGVVLLELLTGRKPVDMSQPPGEENLVAWARPLLTCKEGLEAIIDPHLGSEVPFESIAKVAAIASMCVQPEVSHRPFMGEVVQALKLVCNEFDEAKELGSRSSSRDDVSIDVADDTNTTSGRLADTFQNRYSMLTYDSDLETEREASLSRMLGTSMGTGRLDTESFRRHSSSGPLGTGRSKQLWEKLRSSGGSVSEHGFMFKLFQGSPH; encoded by the exons ATGATGCCAGCCATTCTCCAGCTGGTGAATCTCTGTGTCATTGGCTTTGCTTTTGCTCTCCAAGGATCTGCAG GGTTAAATATATCACCATCACCAGAACCTCTCTCTATGAATCCTCCTGTTGAAACAGCTCCCCCTCCTTTTCCCGACAGAAAGCCATTCACAAGTAATGTACCAATCCCCGGTTTACAGCCAAATG GGTCCAATTTGCACCCGTCACCCACAATGCCACCTCTTATGTCCACCCCACTGCCTCCAAATAATGCTCCTCCACCACTAAGCATTGAAGTTCATGTACCGTCCGCGCTACCAAATAATGCCCCTCCATCACCAACTGTTGGAGGTCAAGTACCACCTATGACACCAAATAATGCTCCACCACCACTAAGTATTGAAGTTCATACACCGTCTGCCCTACCCAATAATGCTCCCTCACCACCAAGTGTTGAAGGTCATGCACCATCTATGCCACCAACTAATTCTCCTCCACCACCAAGTGTTGAAGATCATGCACCGCCTATGCTACCAAATAatgctcctcctcctccaagtGTTGAAGGTCATGTACCGTCTATGCCACCAACTAATGCTCCTCCACCACCGAGTGTTGAAGGTCATGTACAGCCTATGCCACCAAATAATGCTCCTCCACCACTAAGCATTGAAGTTCAGGTGCCGTCTGCACCACCAAATGATGCTCCTCCACCACCAAGTGTTAAAGGTCATGTACCATCTACACCACCAAATAATGCTCCTCCACCACCAAGTGCTGAAGGCCATGTATGGCCTACGCCACCAAATAATGCTCCTCCACCATTAAGTATTGGAGTTCATGTGCCCTCTGCACCACCAAATAATGCTCCTCCACCACCAAGTGTTAAAGATCAGGTACCATCTACGCCACCAACTAATGCCCCACCACCACCAAGTGTTGAAGGTCATGTACCGTCTACGCCACCGACTGTTCCTCAAACAAAGCCAGCGATCAATAAGAGTCCTAGCTCAGTGCCATTTGCTCCAG TCCCTGTTGAAACACCTTTGAGGAATTTGCCTCAAATTTCACCGGCCATCCATGCAAGCACACCAGAAACTTCGCCATTTGCTCATCAAAGACATGTGCCAAACAATAAGGTTCCCATACCACAGCCAATTGCTCCAG CACCAGTTGCATCACCAACTAGCAATTTGCGACAAAACCCGCCATCCATTCACCCAGTTACACCTGGAGAATCACCATCCACTTTTCCTG ATCCTCCTGTATCATCTACTCCACCCAGCATCAACGGGAAAAGGGGTCGTTTTCCAGTTGTTGCACCACCATATGAAGCTCCCAAGCCATCACTACCTGTGGACCGCACCCCAGCTGAAG CTCCATCTGTCCACAAACCTGTGGTATCATCTCGTCCCCCGGTTGGACCAGCATATGAAGCTCCCAGGCCGTCACTGCCCAAGGTCCATACTCCAGCCGAAG GTCCAGTGATGCCACCGGTATCATTTCGAACAGGCAGGCGAAGACACTATGCTCCTCCACCCCTAAATCCAG CGTCTTCGGTTCCTCCATCCCATTTACCTGAAGCTCCGTCAGTGACCCATGTTTCGCCTGCTCCTTCTCCATCTTTAGAAGGCTCTACTCACGAAACCAAAT TGCACCCTAAGATTTCTCCATCTGGGTCTTTGGCAAAGAGCCCAAAAGCGCCACCACCGCTGCCACTAGTATTCCCACCGCCACCTCCCAATCAAG ATTGTTCATCAACTATTTGCACCAATCCATATACAAATACCCCTCCTGGGTCACCTTGTGGCTGTGTCTTGCCTCTGCAAGTTGGACTGCGACTTAGTGTTGCACTGTATACGTTCTTCCCCTTGGTTTCAGAGCTAGCCCAGGAAATTGCTGTCGGGGTTTTTATGCAACAAAGTCAGGTCCGCATTATTGGAGCCAATGCAGCTACCCAGCAACCAGACAAGACAGTTGCCCTCATTGACTTGGTTCCCCTTGGGGAAAAGTTTGATAACACCACAGCTTTTTTGAATTCCCAGAGATTTTGGCATAAACAAGTTGTTATAAAAGCATCGTATTTTGGCGACTATGAAGTACTCTATGTGCGGTATCCAG GTTTACCCCCATCTCCACCTTCTTCGGATGCTGATGCAATGAATGCGGGGCCATATCCTGGTAATGACAATAATGGAAGGACAATGAAGCCCTTCGGGATTTACGTGCACAAGAGGAAGAATAAAAATGGGCTTAGTGGTGGGGTAATTGCTATTATTGCTTTGTCTACCTTTGTAGCAGTTGCTTTATGCTCTGCTGCTGCTTGGGTTTTTCTGTTCAAATCTAGAGACCGTGCTTCTCAACCAGCAGCAACTCCGCGGGCTTTGCTACCTTCTTCTGAAAAACCATCTG GTACTGCTGGGTCGATGATGGAAAGTAGGCACAGTTCCTTGTCGTTATCATTCGCATCCAGCATTGCACCATATACAGGATCTGCTAATACTTTCAGTGCAAGTGACATTGAGAGAGCCACTAACAATTATGACGATTCAAGAGTACTTGGGGAAGGTGGCTTTGGGCGTGTTTATAGTGGTGTTCTTGAAGACAGGACCAAGATTGCCGTCAAAGTTCTAAAAAGAGATGATCAGCAGGGTGGTCGGGAGTTTTTGGCTGAAGTAGAAATGCTTAGTCGTCTCCATCATCGAAACTTGGTCAAGTTGATTGGCATATGCACAGAAGAGCATAGCCGCTCCTTGGTTTATGAGCTCATTCCTAATGGCAGTGTGGAATCTCATTTGCATGGTACCCCCCGCTCTATTCATAATTGTTCTGTTCTTAAtcttaatgaattttttaatgtCGAAGGATTCTTTTTGACAAAGGGCTTCTGTCCATTTTTCTTGCTGTCAGGAATTGACAAGGACAGTGCTCCACTTAATTGGGTACAACGCATGAAAATAGCACTTGGTGCTGCTAGGGGGTTGGCATATCTACACGAGGATTCCAGCCCCCGTGTAATACACAGGGATTTCAAAGCCAGCAATATTTTGCTGGAAGATGATTTTACACCAAAAGTGTCCGACTTTGGTTTGGCGCGAACTGCCATGGATGAGGAAAACAGACATATATCAACACGGGTCATGGGAACTTTCGG GTATGTGGCTCCGGAATATGCAATGACTGGGCATCTTCTTGTCAAGAGTGATGTATACAGCTATGGCGTTGTCCTTCTTGAACTCTTAACTGGAAGAAAACCGGTAGACATGTCACAGCCACCTGGTGAAGAAAACCTAGTTGCATGGGCCCGGCCGCTTCTCACATGTAAGGAAGGGTTGGAAGCTATCATAGACCCACATCTAGGATCCGAGGTCCCATTTGAAAGTATTGCCAAAGTGGCAGCTATTGCTTCGATGTGTGTACAGCCTGAGGTATCACACCGCCCTTTTATGGGCGAGGTTGTCCAGGCATTAAAACTGGTATGCAATGAATTTGATGAGGCGAAAGAATTAGGTTCAAGGAGTTCTAGCCGAGACGATGTGTCCATTGATGTGGCTGATGACACAAATACTACCTCGGGACGGTTGGCAGATACTTTCCAAAACCGATATTCCATGCTGACCTATGATTCCGACCTTGAGACAGAGCGGGAAGCATCATTGTCGAGGATGCTCGGTACCTCAATGGGCACAGGGAGGTTAGATACCGAATCATTTAGGAGGCACTCCAGTTCAGGTCCTTTGGGAACAGGAAGGAGTAAGCAGTTATGGGAGAAACTGAGATCATCCGGGGGCAGTGTGAGCGAACATGGGTTTATGTTCAAATTATTTCAAGGCTCCCCCCATTGA